In the genome of Halapricum salinum, one region contains:
- a CDS encoding glycosyltransferase family 2 protein produces MGWQGTERGDGRDRGRRLGHGGATVGMGAQASDGVVGLVATADNAEALVRSILRARRHGFDVLVTHAGAGELESVAFARQLDVRIVDSDTRGHDVDALHRELSAAARALGYTTVVLQTPACPRIDYEAMVDRRAEGVVEAVPESAAEPAVLVGIPAYDEAATIGSVVESACEYADGVLVVSDGSSDGTARRARQAGATVLEHDRNRGYGAALQTLFAAAADRGADHLVVLDGDGQHAAAEIPSLVETQRETDAEVVVGNRFHDGARGEIPLYRRVGIATINAMTNLSLGAITARERLSDTQSGFRAYDRCAIASLAAADLSDGMDASTDILYHASDRGYTVEEVDTTVTYDVDDANSRHPLRHGLTLVHSVLTTVEQRHPVLSLGVPGVVSVALGIGVGLWALQATAPGGTILYAFVAMAIFLAGILSCFTAIILHALQRSR; encoded by the coding sequence ATGGGTTGGCAGGGAACCGAGCGCGGTGACGGTCGGGACCGGGGTCGGAGACTCGGCCACGGTGGTGCGACGGTTGGCATGGGGGCCCAGGCCAGTGACGGCGTGGTCGGACTCGTCGCGACGGCGGACAACGCGGAGGCACTCGTCAGATCGATCCTCCGGGCCCGTCGACACGGCTTCGACGTCCTGGTCACTCACGCCGGCGCCGGGGAGTTGGAGAGCGTCGCGTTCGCCCGGCAGCTGGACGTCCGGATCGTGGACTCGGACACTCGTGGTCACGATGTCGATGCCCTCCATCGCGAGCTCTCGGCGGCGGCCCGAGCGTTGGGATACACGACGGTCGTTCTCCAGACGCCCGCGTGTCCGCGAATCGATTACGAAGCGATGGTCGACAGGCGTGCCGAAGGCGTCGTCGAGGCAGTCCCCGAATCGGCGGCGGAACCAGCCGTTCTTGTCGGGATCCCTGCCTACGACGAGGCGGCGACGATCGGGTCGGTCGTCGAGTCGGCCTGTGAGTACGCCGACGGGGTGCTCGTCGTCTCCGACGGGAGCAGCGACGGGACGGCCAGACGAGCCCGACAGGCCGGCGCAACGGTACTCGAACACGACCGCAACCGCGGCTACGGGGCGGCGTTGCAGACGCTGTTCGCGGCCGCTGCCGATCGCGGTGCGGACCACCTCGTCGTCCTCGACGGGGACGGCCAGCACGCGGCCGCGGAGATTCCGTCGCTGGTCGAGACCCAGCGCGAGACGGACGCCGAGGTTGTCGTCGGCAACCGATTTCACGACGGCGCACGCGGGGAGATCCCGCTGTATCGCAGGGTCGGAATCGCGACGATCAACGCCATGACGAACCTGAGTCTGGGGGCGATCACGGCTCGCGAACGACTTTCGGACACGCAGAGCGGATTTCGAGCCTACGACCGCTGTGCGATCGCATCACTCGCGGCGGCCGATCTGAGCGACGGGATGGACGCGAGCACCGACATCCTCTATCACGCCAGCGATCGCGGCTACACCGTCGAGGAAGTCGACACCACCGTCACCTACGACGTCGACGACGCCAACAGCCGACACCCGCTCAGACACGGGCTGACGCTCGTCCACAGCGTTCTCACGACGGTCGAGCAACGCCATCCGGTCCTGTCGCTCGGTGTCCCGGGCGTGGTGAGCGTCGCGCTGGGCATCGGCGTCGGACTGTGGGCGCTCCAGGCGACCGCGCCGGGTGGCACGATTCTGTACGCGTTCGTCGCGATGGCGATTTTCCTGGCCGGGATTCTCTCGTGTTTCACAGCGATCATTCTCCACGCCCTCCAGCGGTCACGGTGA
- a CDS encoding ABC transporter permease has protein sequence MSTSESRNRVVANRGGWLSGRTPFVILGAVLFVYVCYPFVAFLWRLDGFDSAAATDPATLSAVRYSLTTAPVATVLATVFGVPLAYVLARSSFRGKSVVEALVIVPLVLPPVVAGLLLLTGFGSLTPVGSFARSVGIRLTDSYVGIVLAQTFVASPFVVITSRAGFAGIDDQLEEAARSLGSSPVGTFWNVSVPLARNSILAGIVLTFARAVGEFGATMLVAYHPHTMPVQIWVAFGSQGLDATVPLVVLLALIGFSVVFALQALGRTPTLTR, from the coding sequence GTGTCGACATCCGAGTCGCGGAACCGAGTCGTCGCCAACCGTGGTGGCTGGCTGTCCGGTCGGACGCCGTTCGTGATCCTCGGTGCCGTGCTGTTCGTCTACGTCTGCTATCCGTTCGTGGCGTTCCTCTGGCGACTCGACGGCTTCGATTCGGCGGCGGCGACCGACCCTGCGACGCTGTCTGCGGTGCGGTACTCGCTGACGACCGCGCCCGTCGCGACGGTACTCGCGACCGTGTTCGGCGTCCCGCTGGCGTACGTTCTCGCTCGCTCGTCGTTCCGCGGCAAGTCAGTCGTCGAGGCGCTGGTGATCGTCCCGCTGGTACTCCCACCGGTCGTCGCCGGCTTGCTGTTGCTGACTGGCTTCGGATCGCTCACGCCCGTTGGGTCGTTCGCCCGCTCGGTCGGGATCAGACTCACCGACAGTTACGTCGGGATCGTCCTCGCCCAGACGTTCGTCGCCTCGCCGTTCGTCGTGATCACGTCCCGCGCCGGCTTTGCGGGCATCGACGACCAGCTCGAAGAGGCCGCCCGGAGTCTCGGCAGTAGCCCGGTCGGGACCTTCTGGAACGTCTCGGTGCCGCTGGCGCGGAACAGTATCCTCGCCGGGATCGTCCTGACGTTTGCCCGCGCCGTGGGCGAGTTCGGAGCGACGATGCTGGTCGCCTACCACCCCCACACCATGCCGGTCCAGATCTGGGTCGCGTTCGGCTCGCAGGGACTCGACGCGACCGTTCCGCTGGTCGTCCTCCTGGCGCTAATCGGGTTTTCGGTCGTGTTCGCGCTGCAGGCGCTCGGCCGGACGCCGACGCTGACCCGATGA
- the trmY gene encoding tRNA (pseudouridine(54)-N(1))-methyltransferase TrmY, with translation MRQFLVIGHEAPSTPEVPLDALASEAGRLDLLARTVNAALLESHGIREDARIHLVLDDVTVSIDGATVRNLHPDERSIAALIRTALEARADAIGHMPAEPAPGVELYRMGFEASLERLAAEGSIVQLHEDGDPVAEIEPPENPIFVLSDHRDFTDSEAASLEDRTEYRLRLGPRALHADHAISVTHNWLDTDGYASY, from the coding sequence ATGCGCCAGTTCCTCGTCATCGGTCACGAGGCCCCCTCGACGCCCGAGGTCCCGCTGGACGCCCTCGCCAGCGAGGCCGGGCGGCTAGACCTCCTCGCCCGCACGGTCAACGCCGCGCTGCTCGAAAGCCACGGCATCCGCGAGGACGCCCGGATCCATCTCGTCCTCGACGACGTCACCGTCAGCATCGACGGCGCGACAGTGCGAAACCTCCACCCTGACGAACGATCGATCGCTGCCCTGATCCGCACCGCCCTGGAGGCCCGAGCGGACGCTATCGGGCACATGCCGGCCGAACCCGCTCCCGGGGTCGAACTCTACCGCATGGGCTTCGAGGCGTCCCTCGAGAGGCTGGCTGCGGAGGGGTCGATCGTCCAACTCCACGAGGACGGCGATCCAGTTGCCGAGATCGAACCGCCCGAGAACCCGATCTTCGTGCTCTCGGATCACCGGGACTTCACGGACTCGGAGGCCGCGTCGCTCGAAGACCGCACCGAGTATCGCCTTCGGCTCGGGCCACGGGCCTTGCACGCCGACCACGCGATCTCCGTCACGCACAACTGGCTCGATACCGACGGCTACGCGAGTTACTGA
- a CDS encoding extracellular solute-binding protein yields the protein MSKQRSRRAFLAAGGAVALGGCVVAGTAPGLFGGRPAVDVLAAGSLVGAFDGKIGPAFAEASAYDYRGEYRGSNAIVRLVEADQKTPDVLVVADPGLLREPSISERVSWDVTFAANELGIAYAPETSVGRRLEAGQPWYRVLSDSEVEIGRTDPDLDPLGYRTIMLFDLASRYYDQPELAAVLRDNSVVAARESHLLAGIESGSRPAAFCYRNMAIDHGLPFVDLPPELNFADPGYADHYASATYTTDQGKTIEGRSINYAAAVPGTADRPEAGRAFVEFLLSNPDLLREMGLVVPETLPRQHGRPPTEIRRVLDGGE from the coding sequence ATGTCGAAACAACGGTCGCGACGAGCGTTCCTGGCCGCCGGCGGGGCTGTGGCGCTGGGCGGCTGTGTCGTCGCCGGGACGGCTCCTGGTCTCTTCGGTGGCCGGCCGGCCGTCGACGTACTCGCAGCCGGCAGTCTGGTGGGGGCGTTCGACGGGAAAATCGGGCCGGCCTTCGCCGAGGCTTCGGCGTACGACTATCGCGGAGAGTACCGCGGATCGAACGCGATCGTCCGCTTGGTCGAAGCCGACCAGAAGACTCCTGACGTGCTCGTCGTGGCCGATCCGGGCCTGCTCAGAGAGCCGTCGATCTCGGAGCGCGTCTCGTGGGACGTCACGTTCGCGGCCAACGAACTCGGGATCGCCTACGCGCCCGAGACGAGCGTCGGACGGCGACTGGAGGCCGGCCAGCCGTGGTATCGTGTCCTGTCCGACAGCGAAGTCGAAATCGGCCGAACCGACCCGGACCTCGATCCGCTGGGCTACCGCACGATCATGCTGTTCGACCTCGCGTCACGGTACTACGACCAGCCCGAACTTGCGGCAGTCCTCCGGGACAACAGCGTCGTCGCCGCCAGGGAGTCACACCTGCTCGCGGGAATCGAGAGCGGGAGTCGACCGGCAGCGTTCTGCTACCGCAATATGGCCATCGACCACGGGCTGCCGTTCGTCGACCTCCCCCCGGAACTGAACTTCGCCGATCCCGGTTACGCGGACCACTACGCGAGCGCGACGTACACGACCGACCAGGGGAAGACAATCGAGGGCCGGTCGATCAACTACGCCGCGGCCGTCCCAGGGACCGCGGACCGACCCGAAGCCGGCCGAGCGTTCGTCGAGTTTCTGCTGTCCAATCCCGACTTGCTTCGAGAGATGGGGCTGGTCGTCCCCGAGACGCTGCCCCGACAGCACGGACGGCCGCCGACGGAGATTCGACGCGTCCTCGACGGAGGAGAGTGA
- a CDS encoding TOBE domain-containing protein, translating into MGSHGSAGEADADFEARLYAEGVAFDADDAALLEAIADAGSLNAAAASLDRSYSRAHKRLSALEGAFGSLVERQRGGSGGGGSRLTPLAESLLGQFERLRAEFSGVAETETTVLDGTVLERDGELGVVETAAGELRALVPAGVDDVQVSIRADAVTLQAPDSTPLADATSARNRLVGVVSTVEMGESVATVDIDVGAETGLTCLVTRRSVDLLGLAPGVEVVASLKATTIRAIPR; encoded by the coding sequence ATGGGCAGTCACGGGAGCGCGGGCGAGGCTGACGCTGATTTCGAGGCGCGACTGTACGCCGAGGGCGTCGCGTTCGACGCCGATGACGCGGCGTTGCTGGAAGCGATCGCGGATGCAGGATCGCTCAACGCCGCCGCGGCGTCACTGGATCGATCGTATTCTCGCGCACACAAGCGTCTGAGCGCGCTCGAAGGCGCCTTCGGCTCGCTGGTCGAGCGCCAGCGCGGCGGCAGCGGCGGTGGTGGAAGCCGACTCACACCGCTGGCCGAGTCGTTGCTCGGGCAGTTCGAGCGATTGCGCGCAGAGTTCTCGGGCGTCGCCGAGACGGAGACGACGGTCCTCGATGGCACAGTGCTGGAGCGGGACGGTGAACTCGGCGTCGTCGAGACGGCAGCTGGCGAACTCCGGGCACTCGTTCCTGCAGGTGTGGACGACGTCCAGGTGTCGATCCGAGCGGACGCCGTGACGCTGCAGGCCCCGGACTCGACGCCGCTCGCAGACGCGACCAGCGCCCGGAATCGACTCGTCGGGGTCGTCAGCACGGTCGAGATGGGCGAGTCGGTCGCCACGGTCGATATCGACGTCGGCGCCGAGACTGGCCTGACGTGTCTGGTGACGCGGCGGAGCGTCGATCTGCTCGGGCTTGCACCGGGCGTCGAGGTCGTTGCCTCCCTCAAGGCGACGACGATCCGGGCGATTCCTCGATGA
- a CDS encoding sugar phosphate isomerase/epimerase family protein — protein MALDLGFVTQTTMHYSDALPAAAAMELDYVELMLDGHHERSDLDTDAVRAAADDTDLDLAVHLPFCLDIGSPSEHVREGAIRELSAAIETAADLDAEKAVVHASSDAWRPAWDEETIKSHILDSLSELQVVAAEFGVELCVENVPGEWFGLDDFERLFEETDCSMTFDTGHAYIEGFDSAAQAEFVASNADRISHIHVNDTRKQADEHVPVGSGFLDFGRILDPLEDATLSIEVFTPSYEYVGLSANTLRREVDGLESP, from the coding sequence ATGGCACTCGATCTCGGTTTCGTCACACAGACCACGATGCACTATAGCGACGCCCTCCCGGCCGCGGCGGCCATGGAACTGGACTACGTCGAACTCATGCTCGACGGCCACCACGAACGCTCGGATCTCGATACCGACGCTGTCCGCGCGGCCGCGGACGACACAGATCTCGATCTCGCGGTCCACCTCCCTTTTTGCCTCGACATCGGCTCGCCCTCCGAGCACGTCCGCGAGGGGGCGATTCGCGAACTCTCGGCGGCCATCGAAACCGCAGCCGACCTCGACGCCGAGAAGGCGGTCGTCCACGCCAGCAGCGACGCCTGGCGACCGGCCTGGGACGAGGAGACGATCAAGTCCCACATTCTCGATTCACTGTCGGAACTCCAGGTCGTCGCCGCGGAGTTCGGCGTCGAACTCTGCGTCGAAAACGTCCCCGGGGAGTGGTTCGGCCTCGACGATTTCGAGCGCCTGTTCGAAGAAACCGACTGCTCGATGACCTTCGACACCGGCCACGCCTACATCGAGGGTTTCGACTCAGCAGCCCAGGCCGAATTCGTCGCGTCGAACGCCGACCGGATCTCACACATCCACGTCAACGACACCCGGAAACAGGCCGACGAACACGTCCCGGTCGGCTCGGGCTTTCTGGACTTCGGGCGGATTCTGGACCCACTCGAGGACGCCACGCTCTCCATCGAGGTGTTCACCCCGAGCTACGAGTACGTCGGGCTGAGCGCAAACACCCTCCGCCGGGAAGTCGACGGGCTCGAATCGCCCTGA